A DNA window from Sylvia atricapilla isolate bSylAtr1 chromosome 6, bSylAtr1.pri, whole genome shotgun sequence contains the following coding sequences:
- the MRPL23 gene encoding large ribosomal subunit protein uL23m, protein MAAGARRAVYPLFQRGGPQLRIFRPNFFMLAVRPGVPQPEDTVQFRVSMEMTKVDIKNYLERIYNVPVAAVRTRIQYGANNKRNHRNQRVKKPDYKVAYVQLGQGQTFQFPNLFPEKEQDAETRSFDDFRDKYMEKEKQKQEGDPRRGGVPDWFGL, encoded by the exons ATGGCGGCGGGCGCCAGGAGGGCCGT GTACCCGCTGTTCCAGAGGGGCGGCCCGCAGCTGCGGATCTTCCGTCCCAACTTCTTCATGCTGGCGGTGCGGCCCGGCGTGCCCCAGCCCGAGGACACCGTGCAGTTCCGCGTCTCCATGGA AATGACAAAAGTGGATATCAAGAATTACCTTGAAAGAATATACAATGTGCCAGTAGCTGCTGTGAGGACCAGGATACAGTATG GTGCCAACAACAAGAGGAATCACAGGAATCAGAGAGTGAAGAAGCCAGATTACAAGGTCGCCTATGTCCAGCTG gGTCAAGGACAAACCTTTCAGTTTCCCAACCTATTTCCAGAGAAAGAACAAGATGCAGAAACTCGCTCTTTCGATGACTTCAGGGATAAATACATggagaaagagaagcagaagcaggaaGGTGACCCCAGACGAGGTGGAGTCCCTGACTGGTTTGGACTTTGA